The Candidatus Hydrogenedentota bacterium genome contains a region encoding:
- a CDS encoding TetR/AcrR family transcriptional regulator produces the protein MGPNARKSHPLSVSEARRERERAELTERIMDAAREMFVRDGYEAVTLRKIALAVEYSPAAIYQYFKDKQSLVRAIIRRDSDDLRTHLRAGLNREAPVEQLVEMARLYAEWGIAHPNHYRLMVVPPPAWVEQDRELNRSDPTPLEQEILAMLWMVVKGAIERGALREKYTDPALVAATLWAGIHGAVLLEINAPPENRARLGGADTPFEARFATLREVFLDGFLREGARDGTAAG, from the coding sequence ATGGGACCGAATGCCAGAAAAAGTCACCCCCTTTCCGTGTCCGAGGCGCGCCGCGAGCGCGAGCGGGCCGAGCTCACCGAGCGGATCATGGACGCCGCGCGGGAGATGTTTGTCCGCGACGGCTACGAGGCGGTGACCCTGCGGAAGATCGCCCTGGCCGTCGAGTATTCCCCGGCGGCGATTTACCAGTATTTCAAGGATAAGCAGTCATTGGTGCGGGCCATCATCCGGCGGGACAGCGACGACCTGCGGACGCATCTCCGGGCGGGGCTGAACCGGGAGGCGCCGGTGGAGCAGCTGGTGGAGATGGCCCGGCTCTACGCCGAATGGGGCATCGCGCACCCCAACCATTACCGTCTGATGGTTGTGCCGCCGCCCGCCTGGGTGGAACAGGACCGGGAACTGAACCGCAGCGACCCCACGCCGCTGGAGCAGGAAATCCTCGCCATGCTCTGGATGGTGGTCAAGGGGGCCATTGAGCGCGGCGCGCTCAGGGAGAAATACACGGACCCCGCGCTGGTCGCGGCCACGCTGTGGGCGGGCATTCACGGGGCAGTGCTGCTGGAAATCAACGCGCCCCCCGAGAACCGGGCGCGCCTGGGCGGCGCCGACACCCCCTTCGAGGCCCGGTTCGCCACGCTGCGGGAGGTGTTTCTCGACGGGTTCCTCCGGGAGGGCGCGCGGGACGGAACGGCGGCCGGGTGA